The Punica granatum isolate Tunisia-2019 chromosome 4, ASM765513v2, whole genome shotgun sequence genome has a window encoding:
- the LOC116203179 gene encoding disease resistance protein RPM1-like: MAESLVSILLPKLTSFIENEVQYREEVISVRAELERIRAFLRVADSLEETNEEVKVWVKQIRDIAYDTEDALDELRLLLGHDHGAGPSGISGLLQRMSCCVLNFKARYRIANELQRVHTRLKSVCEGHRRLRNKVSQAEQRGPPGADGDSNWQDHRGNALLVDEADLVGIEEPKKQFMEWLMEGDSDRKVFSVVGMGGLGKTTLIKQVFEDPTVKKHFAVSVWITLSRSSDIEVLLKELLRQLTRVIRKPVPPGADTMNGHWLKIFIKDLLQRRRYLIVLDDAWHTSEWDAIKHALPNNSYGSRIVITTRKSELASTACTEFVGKVHNMEPLTPDQSWNLFCRKTFPGNNSCPSHLEEICKYILRKCDGLPLAIVAISGVLASKDKRRIDEWDLVRRSLRAEIDGNNRLQNLRKVLSLSFNDLPYYLKSCFLHLSVFPEGHLIDRKRLIRLWIAEGFVERKEGKTLEEIAEEYFGKLLSRSLLQVAETTSDGRVKICRVHDILREIITSKSRDHGFANITKDQGDVWPDKVRRLSIQNTLQTVQSNRSLSQLRSLYVFGAEKSFICTILGSTTKLLSVLDLQAAPIMRFPTQVVDSYYLKYLSLRHTEVKMLPKSIGKLQNLETLDLKHTNITELPVEILKLQKLRHLLVYRYENISYLHFKYGFKALMEIGALQSLQKLCYLEVDDERNDVIMKEVGKLTQLSRLGILKLRKEDGRDLCWAIAKLTNLQALSVAAVEDDETIDLQHLISPPQFLQRIYLRGRLEALPHWICSLHSLMKLHLRWSRLKEDPLVSLQSLPNLVHLELLQVYNGKTLYFKAKGFKKLRILGLDDFEELRCVEVEEGAMPCLEKLIIQRCKLLEKIPSGIEYLMNLKVLEFFDMPDELVKVMRDKHNKDYKKVAHIPQVFYGYWRDGGWDVQSVERCAKGDCSPRAGTSMRSNDLPPCWK; this comes from the coding sequence ATGGCAGAAAGTCTAGTGAGCATCCTACTCCCGAAGCTCACGAGCTTCATCGAAAATGAGGTCCAATACCGGGAAGAAGTGATCTCCGTGAGGGCAGAATTGGAACGCATCCGGGCCTTCCTAAGGGTCGCGGATTCCCTGGAAGAGACTAACGAGGAGGTCAAAGTATGGGTTAAGCAGATCCGAGACATTGCCTATGACACCGAGGACGCTCTGGACGAGTTGAGGCTCCTCCTGGGGCACGACCATGGAGCCGGCCCCAGCGGCATCTCGGGCTTGCTCCAGAGGATGTCCTGCTGTGTCCTCAACTTCAAAGCCCGCTACAGGATCGCTAATGAGCTACAGCGGGTCCACACACGGCTCAAGTCTGTGTGTGAGGGCCACCGAAGGCTGAGGAACAAGGTCAGTCAGGCCGAGCAGCGTGGGCCACCAGGTGCAGATGGGGACAGTAATTGGCAGGATCACCGGGGAAATGCGCTTCTCGTAGATGAGGCTGATCTGGTGGGCATCGAGGAACCCAAGAAGCAATTCATGGAGTGGCTCATGGAGGGAGACTCCGACCGGAAGGTTTTCTCGGTTGTGGGCATGGGAGGACTTGGAAAGACCACTTTGATCAAGCAGGTCTTTGAGGACCCGACTGTGAAGAAACACTTTGCAGTCTCTGTCTGGATCACCCTCTCGCGATCCTCAGACATTGAGGTCCTCCTAAAGGAGCTACTGCGGCAGCTCACTAGGGTGATTCGGAAGCCAGTTCCCCCTGGGGCCGACACAATGAATGGCCACTGGCTCAAGATCTTCATCAAGGACTTGCTCCAGAGGCGGCGGTACCTGATTGTTCTTGATGATGCTTGGCATACGAGTGAATGGGACGCAATCAAGCATGCGCTTCCAAACAACAGCTATGGGAGCCGGATCGTGATCACGACTCGAAAATCTGAACTGGCATCCACAGCCTGCACAGAGTTCGTTGGGAAAGTCCACAACATGGAGCCATTAACCCCAGACCAGTCCTGGAACCTCTTCTGCAGGAAGACCTTCCCTGGGAACAACTCATGCCCTTCCCACCTCGAGGAGATTTGCAAGTATATCCTGAGGAAGTGTGATGGGCTTCCCCTCGCAATTGTGGCCATTAGTGGGGTCCTTGCGTCAAAGGATAAGCGGCGGATTGACGAGTGGGATCTAGTCCGTCGAAGCTTAAGGGCGGAGATAGATGGGAACAATCGACTCCAAAATCTGAGGAAGGTGCTTTCCCTTAGTTTCAACGACTTGCCCTATTACCTTAAGTCGTGTTTCTTGCACCTGAGTGTCTTTCCTGAAGGCCACCTGATTGACCGGAAAAGGCTGATCCGATTATGGATAGCAGAGGGGTTTGTTGAGAGGAAAGAAGGGAAGACGCTCGAGGAAATTGCTGAAGAATACTTCGGCAAACTCTTGAGCAGAAGCCTACTACAAGTGGCCGAAACTACGAGCGATGGGAGGGTTAAGATCTGCAGGGTCCATGATATCTTGAGAGAAATCATCACCTCAAAATCGAGAGACCACGGCTTCGCCAATATCACAAAGGACCAAGGGGACGTTTGGCCTGACAAAGTCCGCCGCCTCTCAATACAAAACACCCTCCAAACGGTCCAATCAAACAGGTCCCTCTCTCAACTTCGATCTCTGTACGTGTTTGGAGCAGAAAAGTCATTCATATGCACCATTTTAGGAAGCACGACTAAACTGCTCAGTGTCCTGGATTTGCAAGCGGCACCTATAATGAGGTTCCCGACTCAAGTTGTGGATTCATATTATCTTAAGTACCTCAGCCTCAGGCACACTGAGGTGAAAATGCTACCCAAATCGATAGGGAAGCTCCAGAACCTGGAGACCTTGGATTTGAAGCACACCAATATAACAGAATTGCCGGTCGAGATTCTGAAGCTTCAGAAACTCAGACATCTCCTTGTTTACCGGTACGAAAACATATCATACCTCCACTTTAAGTATGGCTTCAAGGCTCTAATGGAGATTGGAGCTTTGCAGTCCTTGCAGAAGCTCTGTTACTTAGAGGTGGACGATGAGAGGAACGATGTCATAATGAAAGAGGTCGGGAAGTTAACCCAATTGAGTAGACTTGGAATCCTGAAACTGAGAAAGGAAGACGGGAGAGATTTATGTTGGGCGATAGCAAAGTTAACTAATCTCCAAGCTTTATCAGTTGCTGCAGTTGAGGATGATGAGACCATTGATCTTCAGCACCTCATTTCGCCACCTCAGTTCCTCCAAAGGATCTACTTGAGGGGAAGGTTAGAGGCTTTGCCTCACTGGATCTGCTCCCTCCACAGCCTCATGAAATTACATCTGCGATGGAGCCGACTCAAGGAGGACCCACTCGTCTCCCTCCAGAGCCTCCCCAATCTTGTACACCTCGAGCTGCTGCAGGTATACAACGGAAAGACCCTTTACTTCAAGGCCAAAGGCTTCAAGAAGCTTCGGATCCTCGGCCTCGATGACTTCGAGGAGTTGAGATGTGTAGAGGTCGAAGAAGGTGCCATGCCCTGCCTTGAGAAGCTGATCATACAGAGGTGCAAGCTGCTCGAGAAGATCCCCTCAGGGATTGAGTACCTGATGAACCTTAAAGTGTTGGAGTTTTTCGATATGCCTGATGAGCTGGTGAAGGTCATGAGAGACAAGCACAACAAGGACTACAAGAAGGTCGCTCACATTCCCCAAGTCTTTTACGGGTACTGGAGAGATGGAGGTTGGGACGTTCAATCGGTGGAGAGATGTGCCAAGGGAGATTGCTCTCCGAGGGCAGGGACAAGCATGAGGAGCAATGACCTTCCCCCCTGCTGGAAGTAG